A stretch of DNA from Herpetosiphonaceae bacterium:
GCAGGCATGCGTGTGCGGATCGACAAAGCCTGGCATCAGCACGCGCGCGCCGCCGTCGAACCGATCGCGGGGCGTGTAGCGCGTCTCAAGCTCGGCGCGTGGCCCGACGGCGACGATCCGGCCTGCGTCGATCGCGACCGCGCCCTGGTAGATCACACCGGCATCGGCCAGGGCAGATCCGCGCCTGGGGCCGCCCGGCGAGGCACAGGTGACGACGCGCTCCGCCGTCAGCAGTAAGTCGATGGTTATCGTCTGTGGCTCCACGATTGTCACCGCGATCAGCGCTTAGAGGCCAGAAACCCGTGCAAACCAGTAGAGCGCCGCGTAGGCGCTGCCCAGGCCCAGGGCGACATACACAAACGAGACGATCACCTGAAGCGGCGACACTGAGCGCAGCCGCGCCCGCGCGGGCTGTTTCGTGACGATCCGCTGCCCGCGCCAGTAGGTAACTTTGGTGCTGCCGAGGACGCTGCCGCTACGACGCCAGGGCTCTAGCCCGGCCTGAATCGCCCAGCCAGCGCCAATGGCTAGCACGGCAATATTGGTGAGAGCGTTCCTTGAAAGGAGCAGCAGTATTAAAAAAATGAGGGCGATCCAACGCCAATCGATATTCGTCGTATTCACAGCCAATCCTTTATCTCCTGGTAGGATACCATATAGAGATGGTTAACGTCGAGATGCGGCTGACGCCAGCAGGAAGGAGTTTATTGTATGCGGGATGCGCTGATCGGCTATTTGGAGAGCGTCACGTTTGCGACGGAGCTCGCCGCGTGGGCGGAGATCGAAACATGCTCGTATGATCCGGTCGGCCTGGCGCAGTTTGCCGAGGTACTGACCGACCGATTCACCCAGCTCGGCGCGGAGGTAGAGCCGGTCGGCGAGATGCATCTGCTTGCGCGCTGGTCCGGCGTCGGCAAGCCGCTGCTGCTGCTCGGCCACTTCGACACAGTCTATCCACGCGGCACGCTGGCGGAGCAGCCGGTCGAGCGGCGCGGCAACAAGCTCTTCGGCCCCGGCGTGGTCGACATGAAGGGCGGCCTGCTGATGGGCTGCGTGGCGATCGAGGCGCTGCAAGCCATGAAGCGCTTCTGGCGGCGTCCGATCTGGTTTCTCTGCACCTGCGACGAGGAGATCGGCAGCCCAACGTCGCGGCGGCATATCGAGGAGCTTGCGGCGCAATCCGAGGCGGCGCTGGTGCTGGAGGCGGCGGCGAACGGCGGTGCGCTCAAAACCGCGCGCAAGGGTGTCGGCCTCTACGAGCTGTCGATCACGGGCCGCGCTGCGCACGCGGGTGTCGCGCCGGAGCAGGGCCGCAACGCGCTGCTGGAGCTGGCGCATCAGATCATCTGGCTGCAAAGCCTGAACGATGCCGAAAGCGGCACCACGGTGAATGTCTGCACGGCCAGCGGCGGCACGACGGCCAACGTGATCCCGGCGGAGGCGCGCGCCGAGATCAATTTGCGGGTGCGCACCTTTGCCGAGGCGGAGCGCATCGCCCAGGCGCTCGCGGCCCGGCAGCCCGTGGGCGAGGACGTGACGATCAGCTTCAGCGGCGGTCTTAACCGGCCACCGATGGAGCGCACCGAGCAGATCGGGCGGCTGTACGAGCACGCGCGGCGTCTGGCAAACGAGCTAGGCTTCGACATCGACGAGGCCGCGACGGGCGGCGGCTCCGACGGCAACTTCACGGCGGCGATCGGCGTTCCCACGCTCGACGGCCTGGGTCCGGTCGGCGGCGGCGCGCACGCGCTCACCGAGCATGTCAACCTGGATGCATTCGTGCCACGAACGGCCCTGCTGGCGCGGCTGCTCGAAACGCTGTGATGTGCGTCGCCGCTCCGACGATTGCGAGAGGAAGCCGCTCATGCGTCGGCTGATCGGGCTGCTGCTGGCGATCTATCTGTTCATCTATGTCTTTGCGGTGCCGATGCTGATGTTCGCGCTGGTGCCGTCCTGGGGCACGTGGATGGGCGGCTTTCTGCTGATCATGCAGGGCAGCCTGCTGACGCTGTGGCTGGCGGCTAACGCTGGCGGGCGTGGGCTGCTCGCCGCCGCGTGCATTGCGATGCTATCCTGGGCGGTGGAGCATATCGGCGTCACGACGGGCGTGCCGTTTGGTCGGTACAGCTACACCGACGTGCTGGGCTGGAAGCTGGGCGGCGTGGTCCCGCTGCCGATCCCGTTTGCCTGGCTGCTGGTCGTGCCCGCCGCGATCGGCGCTGCGCGGGCACTGCTCCCGGCATCCGCGCGCCGCCCCGGCTGGCTGCTGATTGGCGCGCCGCTGCTGGCGCTGGCGCTCGATCTGCTGCTGGAGCCGGTCGCGGCCTACGTCACGGGCTACTGGCACTGGCTGGACAGCGGGCCATACTACGGCGTGCCGACGGCCAACTTTATCGCCTGGGGAACAACTGCGCTGGTGCTGACGCTGCTGACGCTGGCGCTGTGCGGGCGGCGGATCGTCGATGCGGCGGTGCTGCCTATGGTGCCCGCGCTGCTCTACATGCTCAACCTGTTCCAGTTCGCGCTGGTCGATCTGGCGTATGGCTACGTGCTGCCCGCGCTGCTGGGCCTGATCGTCCTGCTGATCGCGGCGTGGCGCTGGCCGTTTAGGGGCAGGGGGAACAAGCGAACGAGCGAGCAACAACCTTAAGCCTGTGTGCGTCGGTTCGTTGGTTCGTTGGTGCTTCTCCGGCGCTTCCCCCGCACCCGATCCCAGACGACGTTGACCGAGGCGCGGCCCTGCAAGATCGTGCGGTAGTGTGCGGTCGTGCCGTCGATCGTGTCGGCGTGAAGCTGCTCGACTTCACAGAACAGGCGGCGGTCCATCTCGCGTTGCAGCGCTTTCACATCGTACTCGCCCGACACGACGTGAGCGGGACCGAGCCGCACCAGCGCTTCGGGCCGCTGCTCGTCCAAAAACTCGAAGCGCAGCGCCATCGGGATGCAGCGCACGGGCGCGGCGCGTCTGGCGATATGCGCGGCACCCGCATACGTCACCAGCGGACGGCGATCATTGGGCGTGATCAGGCCCTGGGGAAAGATCCAGAGCGCGCGGCCAGGATGGCCTCGGAGCAGATCGGCGGCGTACGCTACGGAGCGCAGGCCCTCGCGTGGATCATGGCGATCCACGGAGAAGACGCCGCAGTAGCGAAAGAAGCCGTAGCGGGCAAGCTGCGGCTCCTCCATCATCAAATATCCGGGGCAGCGCCAGTGCTCACGTGCGAGCAGAAAGGCGATATAGCCGTCCCACCACGACGGATGGTTGGCATAGATCAGCGCGGGCAGATCGGGCGTGAAGCCTGGCTCGGCGCTCCACAGCGCCACCCGCTGAAAGGCGCGGCGCAGCGCTGGGCGTACCAGCGTGCGATAGATCAGCGCCTCGATCAGTGGGGTTTTTCGCGCGGTCAGCCGTGGCTGCATGAAGGTCCAAGTTTCAGGTTCCAAGTGCCAAGTTCAAGGCTCTCCGTTTGTTCCTTTGTGCGCCCAGAGCGCACCCGGTTCTTTTGTTCTTTCGCTTAGTTCTTGGTGTGCCGGGCGCCATGCCGGGGTACCATGCCCAAAGGGCACCCGGTCTGGCACCCGGCTCTTTGTTCTCGGTTAAGAAGCGCCGTCGATTGCGTTAGTCGGGAACTTGAGCTGACGCACCAGCGCGGGTAGGATCTCGCCCGACTGGCCGATCAGCGACCAGTCGGCCATGACGCTGATCGCGGTCTGCTCGGTATTGATCTCGACCACGTTCGCGCCCATGCGCTTGGCAATCAGCGGCAGCCGGGCCGCAGGCTGAACCACCGCCGAGGTGCCGATCGACATGAACACATCGCAGGCCGATGCGGCGTCGATGGCCGTGCGTAGCGCCTGCTCGGAAATGCCCTCGCCGAACCAGACCACATCGGGCCGCAGCGGGCCGCCGCAGTAGGGGCAGCGCGGTGGGATCTCGCCGGTTTCAGGCCACCACGAGACGGGATGCCCCTCCTCGAAGCATTTGGTACGCGCGATGTTGCCGTGCAGCTCGATCATGTCGCGGCTACCGGCGAGCCAGTGCAGGCCATCGATATTTTGTGTCACCAACAAGAACGTCGGCAGCGCCTGCTCCAGATCGACGAGCGCGTAGTGGGCTAGATTGGGACTGGCCTCCTGGATCAGGCTTCGCCGCCAGGCATACCACTCCCAGACCAGGCGCGGATTGCGGGCGAACGCCTGCGGTGTTGCCAGCTCGCGCGGATCGTACTGTGCCCACAGGCCGGTCTGGGCTTCACGAAACGTCGGCACGCCGCTCTCGGCTGAAACACCAGCGCCGGTCAGCACGACGACACGCTCGGCAGACGCAAGCTGGGCGATCAAATCTTCGGGAATATGCACGGGCATAGGCTGCTCCAACCTCGTTAGTGATGATGTGAAGGATAGCTACTCTTGTTCAAGATTATTCTGCAAATTGGCAATCCAGCCGCTCGTCGCGTTGTCGAGGGTGATCACCGGCAGCCACTCATACGGCCCGCCCTGCGGATCGGGCT
This window harbors:
- a CDS encoding lysophospholipid acyltransferase family protein, encoding MEPETWTFMQPRLTARKTPLIEALIYRTLVRPALRRAFQRVALWSAEPGFTPDLPALIYANHPSWWDGYIAFLLAREHWRCPGYLMMEEPQLARYGFFRYCGVFSVDRHDPREGLRSVAYAADLLRGHPGRALWIFPQGLITPNDRRPLVTYAGAAHIARRAAPVRCIPMALRFEFLDEQRPEALVRLGPAHVVSGEYDVKALQREMDRRLFCEVEQLHADTIDGTTAHYRTILQGRASVNVVWDRVRGKRRRSTNEPTNRRTQA
- a CDS encoding NAD-dependent deacylase, yielding MPVHIPEDLIAQLASAERVVVLTGAGVSAESGVPTFREAQTGLWAQYDPRELATPQAFARNPRLVWEWYAWRRSLIQEASPNLAHYALVDLEQALPTFLLVTQNIDGLHWLAGSRDMIELHGNIARTKCFEEGHPVSWWPETGEIPPRCPYCGGPLRPDVVWFGEGISEQALRTAIDAASACDVFMSIGTSAVVQPAARLPLIAKRMGANVVEINTEQTAISVMADWSLIGQSGEILPALVRQLKFPTNAIDGAS
- a CDS encoding carotenoid biosynthesis protein, which translates into the protein MRRLIGLLLAIYLFIYVFAVPMLMFALVPSWGTWMGGFLLIMQGSLLTLWLAANAGGRGLLAAACIAMLSWAVEHIGVTTGVPFGRYSYTDVLGWKLGGVVPLPIPFAWLLVVPAAIGAARALLPASARRPGWLLIGAPLLALALDLLLEPVAAYVTGYWHWLDSGPYYGVPTANFIAWGTTALVLTLLTLALCGRRIVDAAVLPMVPALLYMLNLFQFALVDLAYGYVLPALLGLIVLLIAAWRWPFRGRGNKRTSEQQP
- a CDS encoding M20 family metallopeptidase; protein product: MRDALIGYLESVTFATELAAWAEIETCSYDPVGLAQFAEVLTDRFTQLGAEVEPVGEMHLLARWSGVGKPLLLLGHFDTVYPRGTLAEQPVERRGNKLFGPGVVDMKGGLLMGCVAIEALQAMKRFWRRPIWFLCTCDEEIGSPTSRRHIEELAAQSEAALVLEAAANGGALKTARKGVGLYELSITGRAAHAGVAPEQGRNALLELAHQIIWLQSLNDAESGTTVNVCTASGGTTANVIPAEARAEINLRVRTFAEAERIAQALAARQPVGEDVTISFSGGLNRPPMERTEQIGRLYEHARRLANELGFDIDEAATGGGSDGNFTAAIGVPTLDGLGPVGGGAHALTEHVNLDAFVPRTALLARLLETL